In Flavobacterium sp. 83, the genomic window CAATTGAGTCAACTTTCTTTTAGTGTTGCAATTAACCAAAAAATAGTACAGGATACAGCAAATTATATTCTGAAAAGCAATGATATTGTTGCTTTATTACCACCATTTGCAGGAGGTTAGAACCCCTAACCCCTAAAGGGGAATTATAATAGACTAAATTTATGGAAACAGCACGATACAACCGACAAATTATACTTCCTGAAGTAGGTATTAATGGGCAACAAAAACTGCAACAAGCCAAAGTCTTGATTATTGGTGCCGGCGGATTGGGTGCGGCTGTTTTACCTTATTTGGCTGCAGCCGGAATAGGGGAAATTGGGATTATTGACGATGATAGAATCGAAGTGACCAATTTGCAACGCCAAGTGATTTACAAAAGCAGTTCGGTGGGAAAAAGTAAAGCTCTTGAGGCGGCAGCAATGGCTTTGGGACTCAATCCTTCGATAAAAATAAATGCAATCACTGAAAAATTAGACTCGAAAAACGCAATTTCATTATTCGAACACTATGATATTATGGTTGATGCCACGGATAATCTAACTACTAAATATTTGATTAACGATGCGTGTTGCGCAACCAACAAACCGTTTGTTTACGGTTCTATTTATAAATTTGAAGGGCAGGTTTCGGTTTTTAATTATGAAAACGGACCAACATACCGCTGTTTGTTTCCAGAGGAAAATAACGAAGTGAGAAACTGTAATGATGCAGGTGTTATGGGAATATCGGTGGGAATAATCGGTATGTTTCAGGCAAATGAAGTATTGAAAATGGTTTTGGGAATAGGGGAGTTGTTGTCTGGAAAATTATTGGTTTATAATATGTTGAATAACGAACAACAGAAATTTGAGTTTTCAAGAACAGACACAAATACGATCGATAGAGTAGCTTTCGAAAATAAATATAGCTCAGTAGAAACTGCAACAATTGAAATTAGTGCTGCTCTTGCATTGGAACAAATAAATAATAAAAATGTTGTTTTTCTTGATGTTCGAAATTCAGAGGAGTATCCAAAAATAACAATCCAAAACGGGATTCAAATTCCGTTGGATCGTTTAGAATCTGCATTAAATCAGTTGAATAGTAATGCGGAAATATTTGTTTTTTGTCAATCCGGAATTAGAAGTAAAAAGGCAGTGGAGATTCTTAGAAATAATAATTTTAAGACTGCCAAAAGTATTACCGGTGGCGCTAAAGCATTGGATGTAGTGCTGCATAAGGTAACGGTTTCTGTTTCCTAAAATATAAAAATAAAGATCATGAGTAAGAAAACTGTTTTCATTCAAGGACCAATTTCTTCAGAATTTATAGGGCAGTCGATTGCGAAACACCAATCGAAAACCACTATTGGCGCACATAATATTTTTTTGGGTCAGGTGAGAGCCGATGCAATTGATGGGCAAATCGTAGCTGCAATTGATTACACCGCTTACGAAGAAATGGCAGACGAAGCCCTGAACGCAATTAGAGAGAAAGCTTTCGCGCAATTCGATTTAATTTGCATGCACATTTATCACAGTTTGGGTACGGTGAAATCAGGCGAAATCTGTTTGTTTGTATTTGTTTCGGCAACCAGAAGAAAACAAGTGTATGAAGCCACGGAAACGATTGTGAATTGGATAAAAACTGATGTGCCTATTTTTGGTAAAGAAATTTTTGAAAATAGTACTTTTACTTGGAAGAAAAACAGTTTGTAGTCATAAAAGTCATAAAGTCGAAGGTCGAAAGTCTTAAAGTGGATTGGCCTGAAGTCTTTTTGAATACTATAAATAGTATAATCCAAACGAATTAAAAAATAACGGTTTTATTGTTTCAAGAGGCTGACTTTGCAACTTTTGACTTTAAAACTTTAGACACATAAAAATGGTTGATATCACACATAAAATAAGTACGCTCCGAACCGCAACCGCAAAGGCAACAGTTATAGTTAGCAAGCAAGAAACTATTGATGCCGTTGTAAATAATCTGGTTCCAAAAGGAAACGTACTGGAAATGGCTAAAACTGCCGGGTTATTTGCCGTGAAAAATACACATTTATCGATTCCGGATTGCCATCCTATTCCAATTGAATTTACATCGGTGGAATATGAAATCAACGAATTAAGCATCGATATTATTTTCAACGTGAAAACGGTTTACAAAACCGGAGTTGAGGTCGAGGCGATGCACGGTGCTTCCATTGTGGCACTTACGATGTACGATATGCTGAAACCAATTGACAAAAATATCGAGATTTCGACCATTAAATTAATCAATAAAGAAGGTGGAAAATCTTCTTTCAAAAATAGATTTCCATCCGCCAT contains:
- a CDS encoding MoaD/ThiS family protein, with the protein product MIAVKYFGAIAEKTKSQGEEISFSDLPLHQLLASLEQKYQLSQLSFSVAINQKIVQDTANYILKSNDIVALLPPFAGG
- the moeB gene encoding HesA/MoeB/ThiF family protein, encoding METARYNRQIILPEVGINGQQKLQQAKVLIIGAGGLGAAVLPYLAAAGIGEIGIIDDDRIEVTNLQRQVIYKSSSVGKSKALEAAAMALGLNPSIKINAITEKLDSKNAISLFEHYDIMVDATDNLTTKYLINDACCATNKPFVYGSIYKFEGQVSVFNYENGPTYRCLFPEENNEVRNCNDAGVMGISVGIIGMFQANEVLKMVLGIGELLSGKLLVYNMLNNEQQKFEFSRTDTNTIDRVAFENKYSSVETATIEISAALALEQINNKNVVFLDVRNSEEYPKITIQNGIQIPLDRLESALNQLNSNAEIFVFCQSGIRSKKAVEILRNNNFKTAKSITGGAKALDVVLHKVTVSVS
- a CDS encoding molybdenum cofactor biosynthesis protein MoaE: MSKKTVFIQGPISSEFIGQSIAKHQSKTTIGAHNIFLGQVRADAIDGQIVAAIDYTAYEEMADEALNAIREKAFAQFDLICMHIYHSLGTVKSGEICLFVFVSATRRKQVYEATETIVNWIKTDVPIFGKEIFENSTFTWKKNSL